GGTTCGCTTGAGCGCGTCGACGACCTCGTCGGCGAGTGGCTCCGTCGTGAGATACCGGATACGCATCGATCATCGAGGAGATGGGAACGAACACATGTAGTTATCACCACACCAATACGTCGAGCGGGACGGTTAGGGTCAACCTTTTTCTGTTTGAATCATTTGCTTTTTATCACGTTACGTCGTAACTGGACTATGACTGATACGGATTCGGCGCGGATCCACGTTCTCTGCGTCGACGACGAGCTCGACAGCGCCGATCTAACGGCGCTGTGTCTCGAGCGAATCGACGACCGATTCGTCGTCGAGACGGCACTGAGCGCCGAAGCGGGCTACGAGTACCTCGAGGAAACCGGGGTCGATTGCGTCGTGAGCGACTACAAGATGCCCGACGTGGACGGGATCACCTTCTTCGAGCTGGTCCAGGACGAGTACCCTGAACTACCGTTTATCCTCTTTACGGGCCGGGGATCGGCGAGCGTCGCCGACGACGCGCGCTCGCGCGGCGTGACCGAGTACCTCGAAAAGGACACGGAAGACCGATATCGAGTGCTGGCCGACCAGATCAGGAGCGCGGTCGAGAAACACCGCTCCTCGTAGGAAGGGGTCGTTACCGGAGCGGTTGCTCTTGGGCGATTACCGCCTGCTTGATGAGCGCCTCGACGCCGCGTCTGATCCGCTGGGAAAGCGCGCTGTCGCTGATCCCTAGCTCGTCGGCGAGCGCGGCCTGGCTGATCCGGCGCGGGATCTGGAAGTACCCCGAACGGTAGGCTGTCGTGAGCGTGTCGCGTTGGACCGGCGAGAGCGACGCCGTTGGCTCGTCGATCGGGGAGTGGTGGATCCGGCGGAGCGTCACGGGAGTCCCCGATTCGGTGAGCGCGACGTTGAACCGTGAGAGCTCTTCATGCGTCGAAAACCGAAGGCGAAAATCCCAACTTTCGGCGAGGCCCTGTGCGGCGAGGATCGTCGCGTCGGCCTCCAGGAGCGCGTCGACGAGTTCGTTCTCGGCCGACGACCACTGGATCTCGAACAGCGTTTCCGATTCGACCGTCATGACGACGCTTACCCGATCGATCCGCGGATGGTCCCCGAGCGCCGAGCGGATCTCCTCGGAATCGCTCGTTTCGATCCACAACAGCGGCATAACGGACTCCCGAAGCGGGACGACGCCTTCGAGTTCGATCCCCACCTCGGGAAACGACTGGAGAACGCTTCCGACCGGAAGCGACGCGGCCGGCAAGGTGATATCGGCGATTACGGTCATAGATACGGGAGAGTACCGCGACGACTACCGACATCGCGGAGGGCGGATATCAGAATATCGTATCGAACCGACAAAAAGACATCGGCTTCGTTCGATATCGAAGGTGCGAGTTCGGAAAGAGGCGACGAAAGACCTTCGATATCGAAGGCGATACGACTAAACACCGGGGTCGAGGCTGAAGGCAACGGATCAGTGGGAATACTGCATACAATAGGATGACACATCATGCAGTCATCACCGAGGAGGGGAGGAGCAGTAGAGGAGCCGGAGTGGGGCGAAGACGGGTCACCGATCGGTTTGATCGCGACACACACCAACAAATCGGAGCTCATACAGGCGATCCTGTCGGCAAAGCGGCACGGAAGCGACGTGGCAGTTACCCACGTCGAGTCCGACGAACCGGAGGGGGTCGAAATCGCGCGGATGATGGGTGCACGGATCCTACGTAGCGCCGCGTTCGACGGGAAGCCCGAAGCGGGCAACGGGACGGCGCCGAAGGCGACCGCGACCAAGGACGTCCCGCCGGTAACCGAGTTCGTCGATCCGGCGACGATCACCGACCAACAGGGGACTGTCGAACCCGCCCGGTTGGAAAAACCGGAACCCGTCTTCGAGATGGGCGAGGACGCCGAACAGTCGACGGTCGTCGTGGGAATTCCGGCGTACAACGAGGCAGGCTCCATTGCGAACGTCGTCGGAACGGCCGCCGAGTACGGCGATAGCGTCCTCGTCGTCGACGATGGAAGTCGAGACGAGACCACGAGAGAGGCCGGCAAAGCCGGAGCGACGGTCATCGAACACGAGTACAACAAGGGGTACGGCACCGCGCTCAAGACGCTCTTTCGAGCGGCCGACCGGAAGGGTGCCGATCACCTCGTGATCCTCGACGCCGACGCCCAGCACGACTCACGGGATATCCCCCGGCTCGTCGCGAAACAGCGCGAAACCGGCGCCGACATCGTCATCGGAAGTCGGTTTATCGACGGGGCGACCACCGAGTTCCCGCTGTACCGTCGAGTCGGGCTGTCGATCGTCAACGCGCTCACCAACCTCAGCATGGGGACCGTCCGGCCGAGTGCACGCATCACCGATACGCAAAGCGGCTTTCGAGCCTACAACCGACGAGCCATCGCAGGATTGGCCGATGACGACACCATCGGGACGCAGATGGCCGCCAGCACGGACATCCTCTATCACGCCCACAAGAACGGATACGAGGTCGAAGAAGTCGGAATATCGGTGCGCTACGACGTCGAGAACGCGAACAGCGCCGATCCGATTTCACACGGGTATGACCTAGTGAACAACATCACAACGACCGTACAGAACACCCATCCACTTATCAGTCTGGGTATGCCGGGATTCGTCGGTGTGCTGTCAGGGGTCAGTGGTACTTACTGGCTCATCTCCGAGTACCTCACCACGGGATCGCTCTCGTTTCTCGTTACGACCCTATCCGCCCTGTTCTTGCTTGGCGGTTTCTTCTTCTGTATCGCTGCGGTCATCCTCCATACGATACGGATCTCTAAGGCGAGATAGGTCCGATCCAAAGGCCCCCTCCGTTCCGTCCGCCAGTCGTAACCTGGTTGCAGTGATCATGGCCCGATACGCTATTCTACCGGTTAAGTGACTGCTGAAGCGGATCGCTAGTAAACGATACTAATATCACGGTCGTTCACAGTTCGTTTCATATGGGTGGTAAGAAACGGAGTGGCTCATCCGATGGACCCGGAAACGTCCTGTCGTTCGATCTCGAACACTGGCATTCGGCGACCCTGCTAACGGACGAACTAACCGACGCCAAGGATCGTATCGAGACGTCAGTCGAGATCGTTCTCGATATACTCGCAGAACACGAAACGACAGCGACGTTCTTCGTCGTCGGCGAGATAGCTAGGGAGTATCCTGCGTTGATCACTCGAATCGCCGATGACGGCCACGAAATAGCGTCTCACGGACACACTCATACTCCGCTGTTCGAACTTACGCAGGCGTCGTTCACCGAGGAGCTCGATGCGAGTGCCGAAGCGATCGAGTCGGTGACCGGCCACCGTCCTCTCGGGTTTCGGGCACCGAACTTCTCGGTGACACCGCGAACCCAATGGGCGTTCGATGCGCTTCTCGAAACGGGGTATCGGTATGACTCCAGCGTGTTCCCGGTCAAGACCCCGATGTATGGGGTCGGAAACGCACCGGTTCACCCGTACTGGGTCGATCGTAACTCCCCCTTCGAGGACAGTCGATCGGTCACTGCCGATGACCTGCTCGAATTTCCACCCGCCGTGTTTCATCCTCGGTTCCGTGTTCCGGTCGCTGGAGGGTTTTACGGTCGGATCCTTCCGACGTGGGTGATATCAAGAGGGATCAGGAACCTCAACCGTCGAGGGATTCCCGCGACGCTCTACTTCCATCCGTGGGAATTCAACCCCGACGTACAAACCGCCGAACCGACCTTCCACAAGCGCTTCATCAGCTTCCACAATCTCGATCAGACTCGCGAGACGCTCGAAACGTTGCTCTCCTCACACGAGTTCGGGACGTGTCACCAGTTACTCGAGAGATATACAGGGAATGCAGGGCCGGTACCGTCCCCTCGGAAGGAGAGGTGACGGGTAACAAACGGTCACGGCTCGTACGCAGAAAGGAGGCACCGACTGCTGCGTCACTGACAACAGTTCACCATCCACCGGACGGCAGCGGCCAGCGATACAGCAGCTAGTCGAGACGGATGGTGAAAACGGGGGGACGACCACTCGAATGTAAGTCAACCGACACAGTTACATCGATGATGGCCCTGAGAACCGGTATGTTCGGGGGAGAGAAGGGTCGACGGTTGGTGGATCGAGCGTTTCGATCCACACTCAAGGGTCGTTACCGCCCCACTGGGGTTCGTTGTCCGATCGTCCTCTATCATGGTATCGGCGAATCGGGCGGTCCGTGGACAGTCACGCCGGCACGGTTTCGCCGACAGATCGAGTGGCTCTCCGAAACGTTCGACCTCCTGACTGTGAGCGAGGCCATCGAGCAGTGGAAACAGGGCTCGCTTCCGCCCGATCCGGCCGTCGTGACCTTCGACGATGGGTTCCAATCGACGATCGAGACGGCATTGCCGATCCTCGAGAGTCACGGCGTCGAGGCGACTCACTACGTCGTCCCGGGACTACTGGGCGAGCGGTTCGAAGGATCGCGGGTCATGGACCGCGATAGTGTCATCGATCTCAGCGAGTCCGGTCACGAGATCGGAGCACACACCATGACTCATCCGGATCTGACGACGGTCGGCCGGGAAATCGCCCGGCGCGAGATCGTCGAATCACGGGAGTCCATCGAAGCGATTACGGGCGACAACCCGCGCAGTTTCGCCTATCCCTACGGTGCATTCGACGACGACATAGCCCAGTTGGTCCGGGAGGCGGGCTACGAGAGTGCGACCACGGTGATCGGCTCGGACGTCGTCGATTTCGCTGCACCGATGTCCCTTCCGCGGATCACCATTATGCGTGAACACGACCGTCAGACGAGTAGGGACATGATCGACGGGGATCGGCGATGGCAGCACCTCATTCGGGACGTGGTCCCGATCCGATAACCGGTGGTGTGAATCGATTCGAACCGACGAAGTCGTCCCGCTAATTACTGCGGTTTGATCTCGGTTCGGATCGTTTCCGGTCAGAACACTCGTCAGCGACGGTTCGGGACCCTTATGTAGGACAGGCTATATCTATAGTCCAATGGGGAGTGCTATTGAGACCGCGAATCCACAGTCCTTCGATCGACCGGGGGTTTTCGATCGGATCGCGGAGTTCTACGAGTATCAGGGGATCCCGTCCGCTACAGAGGTCTACATGGTCCTCGATACGGACGGCTACAACACGTACGCGTTTCGCCCGGAATCTCGGGCGATCGAGTGGCTCGTCGATCGGCTCGGCGGTGGCGGCTGGAAGAGTCGCCTCGGGACCACGATACTCGAGACCACTGCCGCTGTTCCAGGGCTCCTGCCGTTCGTTCCTCTGATCCGGTCGGAATACGCCACCGTCGCCGCCGAGAACCCGTTCGACGTGGCGGTCGTCGGTGACCGAATCACGTTATTGCAGTTGGACAACCGACACGTATCTACGATCGCCATCGACGATCCGGACAAGCTCCGAAACGAGATCGAACACCGACAACGGCTCCCTGATTCGATCAACACGCCACCGATTATCGAACACGATAGCGAGTATCCCTATATCATCGAGCGGTATCTCAATGGGCGGGAACTCATCGATCCAGTCGAGGAGTGGAAGGCGCTGTTTGATGCGCTCAACCAGCTTACCGCCCTCTACGAGAACGACCGACACCGCGTCGCGACGACTGACGTCGTTCGAGAACTCGAAGGAGCGCTGGCGACCGAGGACGAGACGAACGGAACTACGCGTGCAGGGCTACAGCTCCTCGACGACCTCGACTTGCCGTCGTCACTCTATCGGGGCCCGATCCACGGCGACCTCCACGCCAGAAACCTCTTCATCAATGACGCGGTGTACATCCTTGATTGGGAGGACGTACGGATGGATTACCTCCTCGACGATCTCTTCAGACCGTTCGTCATCCACCAGTACGACATCCCTCTCCACCAGTTGTTCGTTCAGATGATACACGGGCGGGGAGAGGGCGGCCGCATCATGGCCGACTACGCCCGGGAGATCGGGCCGATCGCCTACGGCGACTCGGAGACGTATTCGGGGCTTCCGCTGTTTTACCTCCTCTCCCTGCTCGCTGACGGCGGCGAGAACGGATCGCTTCGCCCGCCGTGTCGTGAACTCCTTTCGGGGATCGTTTCGTCGTACTGATGATCACCGCCTCGAAGGCATCCGTATCGGTCGCAAGCGATCAGTGAGTAGTTGCATACTCTCGTATCGATAAAATCACTCCGTACACACCTGTAATAGAACTGAGAATATATATCGCAGGACGTAGTAGATCAGACGAATGGATCTGTCCCGTTCAGCATTGAAACTCTTTCTCGCGAAAGGCGGCAACGCGGTCGTTTTCTTCGCCGGGATCACAGTCTTCGCCCGTGAATTAGGGGCAAGCCAGATAGGGATCTTCTTCCTGTTTCAAACGGTACTCGGACTGCTGACGATCGTTGCCGACGGTGGGATCCGCGGCGCGCTCGAGAAACGACTGAGCGAGGGGCAACGGGCAGACAGAATGCTAGCGACCGCGATTACGATCAAACTCGTTACCGTCTCCGGAGCCGTGGGAGTGATCCTTCTGGCCCGGCCATACCTCAACCAGTATCTCGGCGGCGAATACACGGTCTTCCTCGTCGTTGCACTCGTCGTTCAGGAGTTCGCGGACCTGTTCATTCAGGCTGTGCGCGGCGAACTCCGTGTTGGGGAAACCGCTATCATCGAGTTCGCCCGCGAGACGGTATGGGTTACGAGTGGACTGGTGTTGGTGTCGGCTGGATACGGGGTTGTCGGATTGATCTATGGGCTCATCCTGGGTTCAGCGACGGCCGCCTGTTGGGCGTTCTTCAAACTGGAAACGAACGTCGGTCGACCAGCCGAACTATCGGCGTGGTCGCTGTACGACTACGCGAAGTACTACTTCCTCTCGTCAGTGAGTGGCAAGGTCTATCAATGGATGGACGTAGCGATCATCGGGCTGTTTCTGACCTACGCGGACGTCGGAGCCTACGAGGTAGCCTGGGAGGTGACGTTGTTGGTGTTGTTAGTCAGTAAGACGCTCTCAGTCACACTGTTCCCGCAGATGAGCCAGTGGAGCGCCGAAGCCGCGACCTCTCGGATCGAGGCCGTTGTCCCCAACGCGCTCGGAGTCGCGCTGTTCCTCTCGATCCCCGCGTTCGTCGGGGTGTTCGTGCTGAACTACGAGATCCTCGCTGTAGTCTTCGGTTCGGAGTACACCATCGCGGCGGGCGTCCTCGTGGTGTTGATGGTCGAGAAGGTATTTCAATCGGCCAATGACGTTCTGGGGAGCACGCTTCGGGGCATCGATCGCGTGGATCTGGTCGCACGGGCGGTCGTCGTAACGATCGCGATAAATCTCGTCCTCAACGTCGTCCTCGTTCTTTCCATCGGACTACTGGGAGCGGCGATCGCGACGACGAGTGCAGCCATAGTTCAGACGCTTCTCAATGCACGATATCTCTCACGGAACATCACGCTTCGAATACCCTATCATCTGATCGTGTGGTGTTTTGTCGGTGCGATTGGAATGGGACTGATCGTCTCAGGGGTACAGATGATCCTCCCGTTCGAGGGATTCGTCTTACTGGCGATCTGTATCGGCGTCGGTGTCGTGAGTTACCTGCTGTTTTCGGTCATTATACCGTCCCTCCGCAGGGAGGTTATCGTACCGGGTGCACGAATGCTCGTCTCGATATTCGGCTAGCTCGATGGCCGTATGGTGTTAGTTCCGTTATAGTTATACGCATCTGATCGGTTTCTATAAATATGTCATCGGGGGGGAGATCGGTTCGACGAACGCAGTCTGAGACGAACACACGGACGGTCGTCGATAGCTCCCAGTCATCTCATAGGGTACGTCTTCACCGGCGCTCGATCGCTCTGGTAGTCGGCTGTCTTCTCATCGCGTTCTGGGCCAGCGTCGGGGGCAGTCCATCCGGTGTTGAAACCTCCTTGTTACGGGCGATCTTGGGTGTCGCACTGTTACTCGCGCCCGGGTTCATGCTCCTCCTATTGATCGACAACCGTATCGACCGTATCGGGGAGCTGTCGTTGTACGTCGCGGGATTCAGCTTGACGATTCTCGCCGGCGTGAGCGTCGTAGGAAGCCTCGCGTATCCTGTACTCGGCATCCCCGATCCACTCTCCTTTCGTCCGATCGCTCTCACGGTCAGCGGGATAGTCATAGCATTGACCGTCGTCTCGTACTGGCGCGATCGAAGTCTCGTTCTCCGTGTTCCGTCGTTCACGACACAGGATACCGCAATCGGCGCGTTCCTGCTCTGTTTACCGGCACTTGCGGCGCTGGCAGCCCATCGTATGAACGCCGTGGGGAGCAGCCGGCTGATGTATGCGTTTCTCCTCCTGGTCGCAGTCGTCGTACTCGTCTCGATCAGGGAAGTTCCGCCGAAGCTCTATCCGTTCGCAGTGTTCACCGTCGCGGCGGGAATCGTCCTCCATCGCAACCTGATCACCGGCGCGGTCGTTGGATCGGATATCCAGGTGAACTACTTCTTTGTCGAGTTGGTGCTCGAAAACGGGGCGTGGGAGCCGGGGATGGCCGATGTGTACTCATCCATTCCGGTCGTCGGGGCGGTGCCGGCCGTCTACTCGATAGTGACCGGCATCAGTACCGCGCTGGTCTTCAAGGTGCTCTACTCGCTGCTGTTTGCGCTCGCTCCGGTCGCCATCTACTACACCTTCGCGGACGTCTTCGGGAGAGACGTGGCCTTCGCCGGAGCGTACTTCTTCGTCTTTTACTTCCGGACGTTCAACGGCACACCGGGTAAAACACGCATTGCTCAGCTGTTCATGATACTGGTGGTCCTCACGATGATCACCGACCGGGACCGGCTCCCCGGCAAGGAGTGGGTGGGGGCCGTCTTCGGGATCGGACTGATCCTGTCGCACTACACTACCACCTACATCTTCGTCATCTCGCTCGCGGTTGCTTACGTCCTGGGACGGATCTACAAGGCATATTCGGGCGATGACGTCGGACTACGTATCACCGGGATCTACGCGGTCGCGTTCGGCGGTGCGGCGGTCGCCTGGTACGCCGCCACGACCCCGGGGATGCTCCAGAACGTGGCCGGCGTCCTCGTGGGTATCCCGGTCGAAATCTACGCGGTCCTCTCGGGCGAGAGTATCCACCGTTCGGGGGCGAGTGCCGTCGAATCACAGTCCGGAATCGCCTACACGGCCACGCTCCTGCTCCACATGGGTCTGATGGCGCTTGCGGGGGTCGGCGTCCTCTCGCAAGTGTTCGTGCGGCTGTTTTCGACAGACAAACCGCGGTCAAACGAGGCGATCAAATTGGCTGTGCTCGCGATCCCCATGCTGCTGTTCCTGGCTGCGTCGTACTTCATCAGCGGTAATCTCGGAGCCGATCGGGTATACCAGATCGTTCTCACGGTGCTCGCAGCCTTCATGCCGGTGGGTTACCTCGCGCTCACGGGCCTCATCAACGTTGTCCGCGACGTCGACATTCCCGTCTGGCGGCCGATTCTCGCGGCTCTGGCCGTCCTCATGTTGCTCAATACTGGTGTCGCCTACAACGCGATCGGGGAGCCGGTTACCTCCGATATCTCGCTCGATTCGGACACCCATTCGCTTGCCTACACGGATGCGGAGATCAATGGCGGGGAATGGATCGACGGGACCAGCACCGCTGGACCGGTGATCTACACCGACAGCTACACCGGCGAGATGTTCCGATCGATCTTCCCGGAGAACTACTCGAACGCGAGCGTGAGGCAGGTGAAGGTCGACTGGCAGCCCGGCATCGAGTTCTCGGAAGGCTACGTCTACGTCCGTGATCGGTCCATCGTTGACGCCGATGAGTACGAGGGGACCGTTCCCCAGTACTACCTCACGGAATCGGAACGGACGGCCATCGAACAGTCAACGAACAAAGTGTACACCAGCGGCGAATCCGACGTGTTCCGGTATGACGGATCGGATAGCCAGCAGTTCGGACGGGAGGACACGTAGCTACGCGATCCGGTACATCCCCTGGCGCGCTTTCATCCAGAGACTGTTGTCATCGACGTTCTCGACGGTTTGATAGGTGAAGTACCGATCCGCAGTCGGCGTCCCTTCGACGCCCGCTGCCTCCACGACCCCAGTCACGCCCTCCCCCTCGAAGTAGCGGGTGGCGTTGGGACCAACCAAGGATCGATCGAAAACGTCGATGGTCGATCCTTCAACCGCCGTACTGGCGGCCTCGTCCGACGAGTAGCCCTCGATCTGGTTGTACGCAATAACGCTGTTGACCAGCTCCGAGCCGACGTCAAGCACGATCCCGTCTGCTCCGGAAGGGACTTGTACGAGGTTCTGCGAGACGATCGAGCGTCCGCTGGCGGTTATCTCGATGCCCGCCCGGCTGGAATCACCCTCGATCCGATTGTTCACGAGGCGGACTGCGGGAGCATCGATCCGAACACCGACGGTCGAACCTGATGCCGGATGGGTGTAGGTGTGATTTAGTGAGACGATTGCACTCTCCTCTTGAACGGCGATCTCGGTGTCGAACCCCGCGACGATGTTGTTTATCACCTTCGCATCGTTCATGTTCTCGATCCGGATTCCGACGCTCTCGCCGTCCGCTCCGGTCGTCGAAATGACGCGGTTGAAATTGATCCGCGGCTCGGTACTGCGCTCGTCGGGAGCGCAGTTGATCCCGTAGCGTGTCGCGAACAGGTCCGTATGCGATACACGACTCGAGTACCCACCCATACTGATCGCATCACCACCGTCTCCGGTGTTGACGAGTGCAATCCCGGATACCTGAACGTCGTTTTCCATCGTCTCAAGCAGCGGTCCCTCCGTTTCGGCGCGCAGACCATCGCCACCGATGGTATCGAGCGACTGCCGGTAGACCCCGCTCCCGAACAGGATGGTGTTCTGTGGGATGGTAATCGGGGTTTCCCCGGTGACGTCGATCTCACCGACGACCCGCACGATCGATTCGTTTTCGAGCGCTTGCTGGAGGTCGGATGCCGATGCGCCGCCGTTTTCCTCGTCCCCATTATCCTCGCCGATAACGCCCCCACCGTTCGAGCCGTCCCTCCCGACCAGCGTCGAAATACCGTATCCGGCAACGCCACCGGCTGCCATCGCCATCGCCTCCCGTCGCGGGACGCCCTCGTCGATCAAATCAGGAACCCGTCCCGAAGCGTGTTGGTCCAGTAGTTCGGTCAGCCGTTCGTCGATCCGACGATCGACGAGGCGTTCTAACCGCTCAGGCGTCATCCCCTCCTCTCGCTCCATACAGCGGCCTTCGTCCCGCCCGGATAAATATATTGTCTAAATGATACCAGTACTGTCGGTGGAGACGAAAGTGTATCCGGTTCATCGGGCGAATCGTGTTATATGATCACGATCATCATATGAGAGTCGGATCAGTATCTCTCCATCGGACAATAGCCGATGGATTAACCGATCGGAACGTCGTAGTGACTGTCATATTTATATCAATTGCTGCGGTAGTTCGGGACGATGCAAGACATCGTCGAGGAGCACGTCGGTTCGTCCTCGCTTTGGCAGGTTCCGGCCGATCTGATTGCCGTCGGACTGTGTGTGGTGGTCGTTTCTCTGACGGCGCTCCCGGTGGTCGAAGGGACTCCCTTTCGAACGGTAGTCCGGGTAGGATTCGTCGGGTTCGTGCCGGGCTACGCCCTCGTCGCTGCACTGTTTCCGCATGCAGCGACCGCTTCCGGCGCGGAGACAGCCCGGTTTCAGATCGGCCGCTTGGAACGGGCGGCGGTATCAATCGCCGCGAGTTGTGGGCTCTTATTGCTAGTCGGGAGGGGACTGTCCCTCCTCTCCGTCGCCGGGTCTTCAGTGGTGATCGGGATCCTCGGCGCGCTGACGATCGCCTTCGCCGCCATTGGAACGTTCCGTCGACTCGCTCTTCCGCCCGCCGAACGGTTCGGCCGTTCAGTCGAGTCGTGGCTCGACGATCTCGACTCCCGCCGACCGGTACGCTCAGGTGGACTACTCTCGTCGATCGTGATCGGTTTAGTGGTGCTATTCGTACTCAGCAGTGTCGCCTACGCGATGGTACCGGTACAGCCCAACGGCCATACCGAACTCTATCTCCTTCAAGACGGGGGGGACGGGCCCGTCTCAGAGGAGTATCCCGACGAGCTCACGGTCGGTGAGGAGCAATCGTTGATCGTCGGGGTCGGGAACGAGGAAGGAACGCAGACCTCCTACACCGTCGTCGTGCAGTTACAGGAAATCGAGACCGACGGCTCGCAAACCTCCGTCCAGTCGGTGAGC
This sequence is a window from Halalkalicoccus subterraneus. Protein-coding genes within it:
- a CDS encoding right-handed parallel beta-helix repeat-containing protein, with product MEREEGMTPERLERLVDRRIDERLTELLDQHASGRVPDLIDEGVPRREAMAMAAGGVAGYGISTLVGRDGSNGGGVIGEDNGDEENGGASASDLQQALENESIVRVVGEIDVTGETPITIPQNTILFGSGVYRQSLDTIGGDGLRAETEGPLLETMENDVQVSGIALVNTGDGGDAISMGGYSSRVSHTDLFATRYGINCAPDERSTEPRINFNRVISTTGADGESVGIRIENMNDAKVINNIVAGFDTEIAVQEESAIVSLNHTYTHPASGSTVGVRIDAPAVRLVNNRIEGDSSRAGIEITASGRSIVSQNLVQVPSGADGIVLDVGSELVNSVIAYNQIEGYSSDEAASTAVEGSTIDVFDRSLVGPNATRYFEGEGVTGVVEAAGVEGTPTADRYFTYQTVENVDDNSLWMKARQGMYRIA
- a CDS encoding DUF1616 domain-containing protein, whose product is MQDIVEEHVGSSSLWQVPADLIAVGLCVVVVSLTALPVVEGTPFRTVVRVGFVGFVPGYALVAALFPHAATASGAETARFQIGRLERAAVSIAASCGLLLLVGRGLSLLSVAGSSVVIGILGALTIAFAAIGTFRRLALPPAERFGRSVESWLDDLDSRRPVRSGGLLSSIVIGLVVLFVLSSVAYAMVPVQPNGHTELYLLQDGGDGPVSEEYPDELTVGEEQSLIVGVGNEEGTQTSYTVVVQLQEIETDGSQTSVQSVSELDRFDVTLRDGETVENEHVVTPDRAGENLRLTYLLYTGEPPDSPDGSEAYRSAYIWVDVTESEG